The following are from one region of the Bacillota bacterium genome:
- a CDS encoding MATE family efflux transporter has protein sequence MISIIIVLYITRRNNMEAVKSLFAPKDLTQGTPWKRIVEFTIPMLIGNVVQQFYNTADSIIVGRYIGDNALAAVGSAAPILNLLLVLFVGISVGAGILVSQYFGAKNREQLSRTIGTCITLTAIASLIIMIVGPLVSGPLLRLLKTPPSIIEWCADYLYVFFLGIAGFMYYNMLAGILRGLGDSASALLFLFISTVLNVVLDIWFVASFGLGVPGVALATVIAQGISGILCLWKLMKMKDSFDLNWAVLKPDKDLAVRLIKLGLPSGLTQAIFSLAMIVVQSLTNSFGEMVIACNVIVMRVDGFAMMPNFSFGAAMTTFTGQNIGAQKLDRVEEGALTGTKIAVAVSAVITIIILLLGRYLVNIFTDTAELVGLSMRMMRILALGYVAMAVTQSLAGVMRGAGDTMTPMWISLFTTVVLRVPTAYGIAYLTRSELYPTGRPESIFFSLLISWTLGAVVTYVFYRRGKWRKMKV, from the coding sequence ATGATTAGCATTATTATTGTACTGTATATTACCAGGAGGAATAATATGGAAGCCGTCAAGTCACTGTTTGCACCAAAAGATTTAACACAAGGTACTCCCTGGAAGAGAATTGTCGAGTTTACCATCCCCATGCTGATCGGCAATGTAGTCCAGCAGTTCTACAACACTGCAGACTCAATCATCGTTGGCCGCTATATCGGGGATAATGCGCTGGCGGCAGTAGGAAGTGCTGCACCTATTCTCAACCTGCTCCTGGTGCTTTTCGTTGGAATTTCGGTAGGAGCGGGAATTTTAGTATCCCAGTATTTTGGCGCAAAAAACCGCGAGCAGCTTTCCAGGACAATCGGAACCTGCATAACATTAACCGCGATAGCCTCGTTAATAATCATGATCGTTGGTCCGTTGGTGAGTGGTCCGCTGCTGAGACTGTTAAAGACTCCACCGTCAATCATTGAATGGTGCGCGGATTACTTATATGTCTTTTTTCTGGGAATCGCGGGTTTCATGTATTACAACATGCTGGCAGGAATCTTAAGGGGACTTGGAGATTCTGCCTCTGCTCTCTTGTTTCTGTTTATATCGACAGTCCTTAATGTTGTGCTCGACATTTGGTTTGTTGCAAGTTTTGGACTGGGAGTACCCGGTGTTGCCCTTGCTACTGTAATCGCTCAGGGAATCTCCGGAATTTTATGTCTGTGGAAGCTGATGAAAATGAAGGATAGCTTTGATCTGAACTGGGCAGTATTAAAGCCGGATAAAGACCTCGCTGTAAGACTGATTAAGCTTGGACTGCCTTCAGGATTAACTCAGGCCATTTTTTCACTGGCCATGATTGTAGTTCAGTCACTAACAAACTCCTTTGGGGAAATGGTGATTGCTTGTAACGTAATCGTAATGCGAGTCGACGGGTTTGCAATGATGCCGAACTTCTCTTTTGGAGCAGCCATGACAACCTTTACAGGACAGAATATTGGAGCTCAAAAGTTAGACCGGGTTGAAGAAGGGGCATTAACGGGCACAAAAATTGCAGTAGCCGTATCAGCTGTTATTACTATAATTATCCTGCTTTTAGGGAGATATTTAGTCAACATCTTTACCGACACTGCCGAGCTGGTTGGTCTAAGTATGCGCATGATGAGAATTCTCGCCTTAGGCTATGTTGCAATGGCGGTAACGCAGAGCTTAGCCGGAGTTATGCGCGGTGCTGGCGATACGATGACACCGATGTGGATTTCTCTCTTTACTACCGTTGTACTCCGTGTTCCAACGGCCTACGGAATCGCATACTTAACCAGAAGCGAGCTGTATCCGACC
- a CDS encoding GTPase, with protein sequence MSAVRVLIMGAAGRDFHNFNVYFRNNPHYQVVGFTAAQIPNIEGRVYPASLAGPGYPDGIPIYPEADLVELIKREKVEQVVFAYSDISHEELMHKASIALAAGADFRLLGPEHTILKSRCPVISICAARTGAGKSQTTRYIAEYLTKQNKRVVVIRHPMPYGNLEEQRVQRFAAMEDMDKHKCTIEEREEYEPHIQRGNVLYAGVDYQDILTEAEKEADVIIWDGGNNDIPFYRPDLAVTVVDPHRPGHELMYYPGEVNLRMADVVIINKVDTARAEDIETVRNNIKAANPKAEIIECRSPITATDPEMLKGKRVLVVEDGPTLTHGEMKYGAGHIAAQNAGAVIVDPREQAVSSIAETYQKYPHMGPILPAMGYGEQQIKDLEATIERCDVDAVVIGTPIDLQRIINISKPTVRVTYDLADDSGRLLELLKRFC encoded by the coding sequence ATGTCTGCAGTACGTGTTTTAATTATGGGCGCAGCCGGACGGGATTTTCACAATTTTAATGTCTATTTTAGGAATAATCCCCATTACCAGGTAGTAGGTTTTACCGCTGCCCAGATTCCGAATATTGAAGGACGGGTCTATCCAGCCAGCCTTGCAGGTCCGGGTTATCCTGATGGAATTCCGATTTACCCGGAAGCGGACTTGGTGGAACTGATTAAGAGGGAAAAAGTAGAACAGGTGGTTTTTGCCTACAGTGACATTTCCCATGAGGAACTGATGCACAAGGCATCAATCGCATTAGCTGCCGGAGCTGATTTCCGTCTGCTTGGACCGGAGCATACGATACTGAAAAGCCGCTGCCCGGTGATCTCTATCTGCGCAGCTCGCACTGGAGCAGGTAAAAGCCAAACAACTCGGTATATCGCCGAATACTTAACCAAGCAGAACAAGAGAGTAGTTGTGATTCGGCACCCCATGCCTTACGGCAATCTCGAGGAGCAGCGGGTGCAGCGATTTGCTGCTATGGAAGATATGGATAAGCATAAGTGTACAATTGAAGAGCGGGAAGAATATGAACCCCATATTCAACGGGGCAATGTGCTGTATGCTGGGGTAGACTACCAGGACATTCTCACGGAAGCAGAAAAAGAAGCGGATGTTATTATCTGGGATGGCGGCAACAATGATATTCCTTTCTATCGACCTGATTTAGCAGTCACAGTTGTCGACCCGCACCGTCCTGGTCATGAACTGATGTATTATCCGGGTGAGGTAAACCTGCGGATGGCTGATGTTGTGATCATCAACAAGGTTGATACTGCCAGAGCTGAGGATATTGAAACTGTGAGAAACAATATTAAAGCAGCCAATCCTAAGGCAGAGATTATCGAGTGCCGTTCGCCAATTACAGCGACTGATCCGGAAATGCTTAAAGGCAAGAGAGTACTGGTTGTTGAGGACGGGCCAACGCTTACCCATGGTGAGATGAAGTATGGAGCCGGCCATATTGCAGCTCAAAATGCCGGTGCAGTAATTGTAGATCCGAGAGAGCAGGCGGTCAGCTCGATTGCGGAGACTTATCAGAAGTACCCCCATATGGGACCGATTCTGCCGGCTATGGGCTATGGTGAACAGCAGATCAAAGATTTGGAGGCAACAATTGAGCGCTGTGACGTGGATGCAGTTGTAATCGGAACACCCATTGATCTGCAGCGGATTATCAATATTTCAAAACCAACAGTGCGGGTGACATACGATTTGGCGGATGACAGCGGAAGGCTGCTTGAACTGCTTAAACGATTTTGCTAG
- a CDS encoding hydantoinase/oxoprolinase family protein has translation MCVIGIDVGGTNTDAALISEDNRVHALVKTATDHDNILGSTKTALEQILTYNQGNQPVQLHLSTTLSTNAIVEGRGESAAVLALPGPGINLGDFGFDFPIFTIQGYIDHRGRQVADIDREEVLRIADQAADNGAKSLAVVGKFSHRNNSLEIKVKEIIESEGLRFNQITLGHQLSGRLNFPRRIMSAYLNASVAALQIGFVEVIEELMRVNPIIADVRILKADGGTMSLAESCRRPIETILSGPAASIMAAQALSSYTDENIVVIDIGGTTTDIAVIVGGEPLYQRSGAEIGGYQTLVPALLTYSIGLGGDSEVHIQGRTIRLGPRRAGRAVCLGGSQLTPTDAAAALELADIGDRQKAVQVLEKAAEGKFSSWKILAEAILEAFAEQLSQAVNDIYSSLENVPVYTVSEILAPPDIRPRAVVGLGAPAEVFIPLGAQKLGLPWEILPHHAGANGIGAAAARPTIAVTLHADTEQEVMIIPELGYQERIRRNILFDLKKARRTAVEQTALYAQQLGLKDYGDIHIVEEEAFNVVRGFHTVGKIFNIRAQIRPGVERLR, from the coding sequence TTGTGCGTAATCGGTATCGATGTTGGTGGGACTAACACTGATGCTGCCCTGATCAGCGAAGATAACCGGGTGCATGCATTAGTAAAAACTGCTACCGACCACGATAATATTCTAGGGAGCACTAAAACTGCACTGGAGCAGATTCTAACATATAATCAGGGAAATCAGCCGGTGCAGCTCCATTTATCAACTACTTTATCGACCAATGCGATTGTTGAAGGCAGGGGAGAATCAGCGGCTGTACTGGCGCTTCCCGGTCCTGGCATAAATCTTGGAGACTTTGGGTTTGACTTTCCCATTTTTACTATCCAGGGTTATATTGATCATCGCGGCCGCCAGGTTGCGGATATCGATCGGGAAGAAGTACTCAGGATTGCTGATCAAGCAGCTGATAATGGGGCTAAATCACTTGCTGTCGTAGGCAAGTTCAGCCACCGCAACAACAGCCTAGAAATCAAGGTCAAGGAGATCATTGAATCAGAAGGTCTGCGTTTCAATCAGATTACACTTGGGCATCAGCTGTCCGGCCGCTTGAATTTTCCCCGCAGAATTATGTCTGCCTATCTCAATGCTAGCGTTGCGGCTCTACAGATCGGTTTTGTGGAAGTGATCGAGGAGCTGATGAGGGTCAACCCGATCATTGCTGATGTAAGGATTCTCAAGGCTGATGGCGGTACCATGAGCCTGGCTGAATCCTGCCGGCGGCCGATTGAAACAATCCTCTCGGGACCGGCTGCGAGCATTATGGCTGCCCAAGCATTATCTAGCTATACAGATGAAAATATTGTGGTTATTGATATTGGCGGAACAACTACCGATATTGCCGTTATTGTAGGTGGAGAACCTCTGTACCAGCGCAGCGGAGCTGAAATCGGGGGTTATCAAACGCTAGTGCCGGCACTGTTAACGTATTCAATTGGATTAGGAGGCGACAGTGAGGTTCATATTCAAGGCAGAACGATTCGGCTTGGACCCCGGAGAGCAGGGAGAGCGGTATGCTTAGGGGGATCACAATTGACTCCAACTGATGCAGCAGCTGCACTTGAGCTTGCTGATATCGGTGACCGGCAGAAAGCGGTACAGGTTTTAGAGAAGGCAGCTGAGGGCAAGTTTTCATCGTGGAAAATCTTGGCGGAGGCAATTCTGGAGGCTTTTGCAGAACAGCTCAGCCAAGCAGTTAACGATATCTACAGCAGTCTGGAAAATGTGCCGGTCTATACAGTGTCAGAGATCTTAGCGCCGCCGGACATTCGTCCTAGAGCTGTAGTTGGATTGGGAGCTCCAGCTGAGGTTTTTATTCCATTGGGAGCCCAAAAGCTTGGTCTGCCCTGGGAGATTTTGCCTCATCACGCCGGGGCAAATGGAATTGGTGCAGCAGCTGCGCGTCCCACCATTGCTGTTACCCTCCACGCTGATACGGAGCAGGAAGTGATGATTATTCCTGAGTTGGGTTATCAGGAGCGGATTCGGAGAAATATTCTATTTGATCTGAAAAAGGCGCGGCGAACTGCTGTTGAGCAGACTGCCCTTTATGCGCAGCAGCTTGGTCTAAAGGATTATGGAGACATTCACATCGTAGAGGAAGAAGCGTTTAATGTTGTGCGGGGATTTCATACTGTAGGAAAAATTTTTAACATTCGGGCTCAAATTCGTCCCGGTGTGGAGCGGCTGAGGTGA
- a CDS encoding histone deacetylase, translating to MLKAKRRVGLIFFPAFDWCITPDHPEREERLLYTRDQILEEGLLDIPGITEFRPYVAEDRHIQRSHICVPSVEKRVSEPHRIAVGGTILAADLVIDNRVDRAFALLRPPGHHANRIVHGSRGFCTVNNEAIMVEHIRHRMGPNVRIAIVDTDAHHGDGTQDIFYNDPGILHISLHQDGRTLYPGTGDISERGGPAAFGQTVNIPLPPGTGDEGMLYVMEQLVMPILAEWKPDIIINAAGQDNHYSDPLTNMNFSAEGYARLTELLNPDIVVLEGGYSIEGALPYVNVGLILALAGLDYSHLQEPDWIPDSQRQSSSVMDIIKETVEQVRELWETREQVDLRGEFGTGEFYSRLRSIYYDTDQIVERQDEKIKFCSQCSGWREIISEASRGYVGRTRIAAVIVPWLACKSCREAAMAKYMELLEAKGFNHVYYQDCERDLYLSS from the coding sequence ATGCTGAAAGCAAAGCGGCGGGTTGGTCTGATTTTCTTTCCAGCCTTTGACTGGTGCATTACACCAGACCATCCGGAGCGGGAGGAAAGGTTGTTATATACAAGGGATCAGATTCTCGAAGAAGGATTGCTGGATATACCTGGAATTACAGAGTTCCGGCCTTATGTTGCGGAAGATCGGCATATCCAGCGCAGTCACATCTGTGTGCCTAGTGTTGAAAAAAGGGTTTCTGAGCCTCACAGAATTGCTGTTGGTGGGACTATACTCGCAGCGGATCTAGTAATCGATAACAGAGTTGATCGAGCTTTTGCTCTGCTAAGACCTCCTGGACATCACGCTAACCGGATTGTTCACGGTTCGAGAGGTTTCTGCACTGTCAACAATGAGGCGATCATGGTAGAACATATCCGTCATCGCATGGGACCAAATGTGCGGATTGCAATTGTCGATACAGATGCTCACCATGGTGACGGCACTCAAGATATTTTCTACAACGATCCCGGGATCCTCCATATTTCTTTGCATCAGGATGGGCGCACACTATATCCGGGTACAGGTGATATATCAGAGCGGGGCGGACCGGCAGCTTTCGGCCAAACAGTGAACATCCCTCTGCCGCCGGGAACAGGTGACGAGGGAATGCTTTATGTTATGGAGCAGCTGGTTATGCCAATTCTTGCAGAGTGGAAGCCTGATATTATCATTAACGCGGCGGGGCAGGATAACCATTATTCTGATCCGCTGACAAATATGAACTTTAGCGCGGAAGGCTATGCTCGTCTGACTGAGCTGTTGAATCCTGACATTGTGGTGCTGGAGGGCGGCTATTCAATTGAAGGTGCTCTTCCTTATGTGAACGTGGGTCTAATACTGGCACTTGCCGGTTTGGATTACTCCCATCTGCAAGAACCAGACTGGATTCCAGACAGCCAGCGTCAGTCTTCCTCTGTGATGGATATCATCAAGGAGACTGTTGAACAGGTTCGAGAGTTGTGGGAAACACGTGAGCAGGTTGATTTGCGCGGGGAGTTCGGAACAGGTGAGTTTTACTCACGATTGAGATCAATCTATTACGATACTGATCAGATAGTGGAAAGGCAGGATGAGAAAATCAAGTTTTGTTCGCAGTGCTCAGGATGGCGGGAGATTATCTCCGAAGCCTCGAGAGGATATGTTGGGCGGACCCGAATTGCAGCTGTAATTGTTCCCTGGTTAGCCTGCAAATCCTGCCGTGAGGCGGCTATGGCAAAGTATATGGAGCTGCTGGAAGCAAAAGGTTTCAATCATGTCTATTACCAGGACTGCGAGCGAGATCTATACTTGTCCAGCTAA
- a CDS encoding GNAT family N-acetyltransferase, whose translation MVFRYGSVSDARQIAETYCEAFPESVCFFFKHKQREKLLSLLTSSFSLLLLTGSRALLVQDRDGKLFGYCIYTSATSDNSRSRQLIQNCREIFKHCINLIRSIRFTEIYKLIHNGITMRCSTCLDQNLPRKCGRINSIAVSPQYRGLGIGTKLLAEVLAELSNQAVCLNVRPDNLPAKHLYQKAGFEQCGTTKDLQGSWLMMIRGN comes from the coding sequence ATGGTCTTTAGATATGGTTCTGTTAGTGATGCAAGGCAAATTGCCGAGACCTACTGTGAGGCTTTTCCCGAGAGTGTCTGCTTCTTTTTCAAACACAAACAGCGGGAAAAGCTGCTTTCACTGCTTACAAGCTCGTTTTCCCTGCTGCTTCTCACCGGAAGCAGAGCTCTGCTTGTTCAAGATAGGGATGGAAAGCTGTTTGGATACTGCATCTACACCTCAGCAACCAGTGATAACAGCAGATCCAGACAGCTGATTCAAAACTGCAGAGAAATATTTAAACACTGTATCAACCTGATTCGCAGTATCCGGTTCACGGAAATTTACAAACTGATTCACAACGGGATTACAATGCGATGCAGCACTTGCTTAGATCAAAACCTGCCGCGGAAATGCGGCAGGATCAATTCGATTGCTGTTTCTCCTCAATATCGAGGTTTAGGAATCGGCACTAAACTTCTGGCTGAAGTATTAGCTGAGCTTTCTAATCAAGCGGTGTGTTTAAATGTTCGCCCAGACAATCTGCCTGCCAAGCACCTCTATCAAAAGGCAGGGTTTGAACAGTGCGGCACTACCAAAGATCTCCAGGGTTCCTGGTTGATGATGATCCGTGGAAATTAG